A window of Limosilactobacillus reuteri genomic DNA:
GCTTTTTAGATAGTGATTTTGGCTGGTTCTTCCAAGATATTGACTATTTTGGTAAGAAATTTGTTAACACTTTTGGGGTGGTATTAGAGGCCCAATTCTTTATTGCTATTTGCAACACGGTGATTACCACGATTTGCCTATTATTTATGCGAATGCCGCAGATTTTCGCCCTGTCGTTAATTGTATTTATCTTTAGTTTGGTTCCAGTTGCCGGAGTAATTATTTCAACAATTCCATTAGCAATGGTCGGTTACTCAGTTGGCGGAGTTCGCGATGTGGTCTATATTATCATTATGATCATCATCATTCATACTCTGGAGGCCTACGTTTTAAACCCTAAGTTTATGTCTAGCCGGACAGATCTCCCAATTTTTTATACCTTTATTGTATTATTGATTGGTGAACATCTTTTTGGTACATGGGGATTGATTGTTGGAGTACCAATCTTTACCTTCTTGCTCGATGTATTAGGTGTAAAACCAATTCGTGGAGCGAAAAGAATAAAAAATAAGTAAGTTAAAAATAAAATTCCATAGCGGAAATTTATTTTTAACTTTTTGTTATCCGAACAATTTTTGCGTGTGAGCTAAAGAAAGTTAATGAAAATCGAACTTATTTTACAAAATGGCTGAAAAAGTCTTGAGTTAGTGTATAATGAAATTAAGATAGGCCTAAAGAAAGGAAGCTGATATTCATGACAGACATTGAGATTGCAGACCAAGCGACCCTGGAACCAATTACAGAA
This region includes:
- a CDS encoding AI-2E family transporter; translated protein: MTNAWKHFIENVKLRRFTVLLLIIVVLWLMRSMMNLILFTFILTYLVVSWVRLIQRWLPRMSTSLIVIVTYVLLIVLLYLGVTRYLPVLSRQVVKMVNSVVHFYSTHQATMIYRYVSHYVSTATIMSQVRHGITIAVSTLTSIGAITVSFVMSLILSFFYTLELKQMNEFSHSFLDSDFGWFFQDIDYFGKKFVNTFGVVLEAQFFIAICNTVITTICLLFMRMPQIFALSLIVFIFSLVPVAGVIISTIPLAMVGYSVGGVRDVVYIIIMIIIIHTLEAYVLNPKFMSSRTDLPIFYTFIVLLIGEHLFGTWGLIVGVPIFTFLLDVLGVKPIRGAKRIKNK